One window from the genome of Terriglobia bacterium encodes:
- a CDS encoding ABC transporter ATP-binding protein/permease, with protein MQNKYSLLHLIPYLRRYRTKLALGFAMVVCTVAASMVSPWVLKYVVDDIQVTLAPGKLPGYAALILGISVVEGFFRFWMRKILIGASREIEYDLRNDFFAHLQKLSLSFFQTHSTGDVMSRATNDLNAVRSVLGPGIMYSVTTLVTVVVATAVLFRLNWKLTLLAYIPLVLASLGVKKFGRQIHDRFESIQEQFSHISTRVQENLAGIRVVKAFAREDSEIEVFRELNEDYVRRSVSLIRLWGIFYPMMSALIGLSAVALLWYGGREVVHKHLTLGEFVAFLGYLSMLTWPTIATGWVINIFQRGAASMDRILRILHTEPEIQDATSCSAPCPARGTLEIRDLSFCYPNSERQVLRGISLTVPAGQTLAIVGHTGSGKSTLVNLIPRLFDPPPGTVFVDGRDVRQWPLRELRRMLGYVPQETFLFSDTIRANIAFCKEEGISDQEAGWATRISAIEDDIRNFPHGLRTFIGERGITLSGGQKQRVAISRAVTRSPKILILDDSLSSVDTYTEERILQGLKEVMKDRTTILVSHRISTVKDAHQIIVLQDGVIVEQGTHESLMARDGAYAALYQKQLLEEELATA; from the coding sequence ATGCAAAACAAGTACAGTCTTCTGCACCTGATACCCTACCTGCGCAGGTACCGGACAAAACTGGCGCTCGGTTTCGCCATGGTGGTTTGCACCGTCGCCGCCAGCATGGTTTCTCCCTGGGTGCTGAAGTATGTGGTGGATGATATTCAGGTCACCCTCGCGCCCGGAAAACTCCCCGGTTATGCTGCGCTGATACTTGGCATCTCCGTGGTGGAGGGATTCTTCCGCTTCTGGATGAGGAAGATACTGATCGGCGCCAGCCGGGAGATCGAATACGATCTGCGCAACGACTTCTTCGCCCACCTGCAGAAATTGTCGCTGTCCTTTTTTCAGACCCACAGTACGGGCGATGTCATGTCCAGGGCTACTAATGACCTGAACGCCGTACGGTCGGTTTTGGGCCCCGGAATCATGTACTCGGTTACCACCCTTGTGACGGTCGTGGTCGCAACCGCGGTTTTATTCCGCTTGAACTGGAAACTCACACTCCTTGCCTATATTCCGCTGGTGCTGGCTTCCCTGGGCGTCAAGAAATTCGGCAGGCAGATTCACGACCGCTTCGAGAGCATCCAGGAGCAGTTTTCACACATCAGCACGAGAGTTCAGGAAAATCTCGCGGGCATTCGTGTGGTAAAGGCATTTGCCCGCGAGGACTCCGAAATCGAAGTGTTCAGGGAGCTGAACGAGGACTATGTCAGGCGCAGCGTCTCTCTGATCCGGCTCTGGGGAATTTTTTACCCTATGATGTCGGCCCTTATCGGACTGTCCGCCGTGGCTCTGCTCTGGTATGGAGGGCGTGAAGTCGTTCACAAGCATCTCACTCTGGGAGAGTTCGTAGCGTTTCTCGGCTATTTGTCGATGCTGACCTGGCCTACGATCGCCACCGGCTGGGTTATCAATATCTTTCAGCGCGGCGCGGCCTCCATGGATCGCATCCTGCGTATACTCCATACGGAACCTGAGATTCAGGACGCCACGTCCTGTTCTGCCCCCTGTCCGGCCCGGGGAACTCTCGAAATCCGCGACCTGTCTTTTTGCTATCCCAACTCGGAACGCCAGGTGCTCCGGGGCATCAGCCTGACCGTGCCGGCAGGACAGACCCTGGCCATCGTCGGCCACACCGGGAGCGGCAAATCGACGCTCGTCAATTTGATCCCGCGCCTCTTCGATCCGCCGCCGGGAACAGTCTTCGTCGACGGGCGCGATGTGCGCCAGTGGCCACTCCGGGAACTGCGGAGAATGCTCGGATATGTGCCCCAGGAAACGTTCCTGTTTTCCGATACGATCCGCGCCAATATCGCCTTCTGCAAGGAAGAAGGGATCTCCGATCAGGAAGCGGGTTGGGCCACCCGCATCTCCGCGATCGAAGACGACATCCGGAACTTTCCCCATGGGTTGCGGACCTTCATCGGCGAGCGGGGCATTACCCTGTCGGGAGGCCAAAAGCAAAGGGTCGCCATCAGCCGCGCCGTCACCCGATCACCTAAGATCCTGATTCTGGATGATTCACTCTCGAGCGTCGACACCTACACAGAAGAACGGATCCTGCAAGGGCTGAAGGAGGTCATGAAGGACAGGACTACGATTCTGGTCTCCCATCGCATCTCGACGGTCAAGGATGCGCACCAGATCATCGTACTTCAGGACGGCGTCATTGTGGAACAGGGCACACACGAGAGCCTGATGGCCCGCGACGGCGCCTACGCGGCGCTTTATCAGAAACAGCTGCTCGAGGAAGAGCTCGCAACAGCCTGA
- a CDS encoding ABC transporter ATP-binding protein/permease gives MRRLLRYIRPYRGAAALAFLYIIAGSALSVLPPWLTKEAIDRYIRTSNLAGLNGIAVLYVLTLLGAFGFSYGQTWVLNLMGQRIMYDLRMEIFRHLQQLDVAFFDKNPVGRLMTRVTTDVDALNELFTAGVISVFGDIFTLAGIVVILFVLNYQLALAIFSVIPLLFLISFLFKIKVRESYRRVRTAIARINAFLQENITGTAVVQSFVQERRQYRRFTEINREHLDANLQSIFYYALFYPLLELVGALAVALVVWYGGLKVFEGSLTLGALVAFVQYSDRFFRPISDLSEKYTILQSAMASSERIFKLLDAPPAIGAPQAPKAASVDKGSIEFRHVTFSYNPGEPVLRDVSFVVRPGEKLALVGATGAGKTTIIALMSRFYDIDQGQILVDGVDVKDYDLKGLRQSIGVVLQDVFLFSGSVADNIRLGNGRIGDDEVEKAADIVHASSFVRRLALQFRTEIGERGSSLSVGQKQLLAFARALAYDPKILVLDEATSSIDTETELLIRDALKKLLAGRTSIIIAHRLSTIQNADRILVLHHGRVREIGTHQELLKQKGLYWKLYQLQYRDQLLAPTNEVVSDTA, from the coding sequence ATGCGGCGCCTGCTGCGCTACATCCGGCCGTACCGAGGGGCGGCTGCGCTGGCATTCCTTTACATTATCGCGGGCTCGGCACTCTCCGTTCTTCCTCCCTGGCTGACCAAAGAGGCCATCGACCGGTATATCCGGACTTCCAACCTCGCGGGGCTGAACGGGATCGCCGTCTTGTATGTCCTGACTCTGCTCGGGGCCTTTGGATTCAGCTACGGCCAGACCTGGGTGCTGAACCTGATGGGCCAGCGGATCATGTATGACCTCCGCATGGAGATCTTCCGGCATCTGCAACAGCTTGATGTGGCGTTCTTCGACAAGAATCCCGTGGGCCGCCTGATGACGCGCGTGACCACCGATGTCGACGCTCTGAACGAGCTGTTCACCGCCGGCGTGATCTCCGTTTTTGGCGACATTTTCACGCTTGCAGGAATCGTTGTCATACTTTTCGTGCTCAACTACCAGCTCGCGCTGGCCATTTTCTCCGTAATACCCCTCCTGTTCCTGATCAGCTTCCTGTTCAAGATCAAGGTGCGCGAATCCTATCGGCGGGTGCGCACGGCCATCGCCCGCATCAACGCATTCCTGCAGGAAAACATCACGGGAACCGCTGTCGTTCAGAGCTTTGTCCAGGAAAGGCGCCAATATCGGAGGTTTACGGAAATCAACCGTGAACACCTCGATGCCAACCTGCAGTCCATCTTTTACTACGCTCTGTTTTATCCGCTGCTCGAGTTGGTCGGTGCCCTCGCGGTTGCGCTCGTGGTCTGGTACGGCGGTCTCAAGGTCTTCGAGGGGAGCCTGACTCTGGGTGCTCTGGTCGCTTTCGTGCAGTACTCGGACCGATTCTTCCGCCCGATCTCCGATCTGAGCGAGAAATACACGATCCTGCAATCGGCGATGGCTTCGTCAGAGCGGATCTTTAAGCTCCTGGACGCACCCCCCGCTATCGGCGCGCCGCAGGCTCCAAAGGCTGCCTCGGTAGACAAGGGATCGATAGAGTTCCGCCATGTGACGTTTTCTTACAACCCGGGCGAGCCGGTGTTGCGGGATGTTTCCTTCGTGGTACGACCGGGAGAGAAGCTCGCGCTCGTTGGAGCCACCGGTGCGGGGAAGACTACCATCATAGCCCTGATGAGCCGATTCTACGACATCGACCAGGGACAAATCCTGGTGGACGGCGTTGATGTGAAGGATTATGACCTCAAGGGGTTGCGCCAGTCGATCGGGGTCGTGCTTCAGGACGTTTTTCTGTTCTCCGGAAGCGTCGCCGACAACATCCGGCTCGGAAACGGCCGGATCGGGGATGACGAGGTGGAGAAGGCCGCCGACATCGTCCACGCATCCAGCTTCGTCCGACGCCTGGCGTTGCAGTTCCGGACCGAAATTGGCGAGCGCGGCTCATCCCTGTCCGTCGGCCAGAAGCAATTGCTCGCCTTTGCCCGCGCGCTCGCCTACGACCCGAAGATCCTGGTTCTGGACGAAGCCACATCGAGCATCGACACCGAGACGGAGCTCTTGATCCGGGATGCGCTCAAGAAGCTGCTGGCGGGACGAACATCCATCATCATTGCCCATCGACTTTCGACAATCCAGAATGCCGATCGCATCCTGGTCCTCCATCACGGCCGGGTACGGGAAATAGGCACGCATCAGGAACTGCTCAAACAGAAGGGCCTCTACTGGAAGCTCTATCAACTGCAGTACAGGGATCAGCTTCTTGCACCGACAAATGAAGTGGTCAGTGATACTGCGTAA